The following proteins come from a genomic window of Rhodohalobacter sp. 614A:
- the folK gene encoding 2-amino-4-hydroxy-6-hydroxymethyldihydropteridine diphosphokinase, producing the protein MEPVIIAVGSNIGDRLSYIQMAGKFLEELSEGDIKKSSIWESEPVGDAKYDFLNCAARIETSLAPEQLLVRLKEFERSSGREANPVRWGPRVIDLDLIGFGDLVIQQERLIIPHPEYAKRLFVLLPLQEIDSKWKDPENKKNIDELTDEAPRMDITKTGYNW; encoded by the coding sequence ATGGAACCGGTAATAATCGCAGTGGGAAGCAATATCGGCGACCGCCTTTCGTACATTCAGATGGCTGGAAAATTCCTGGAAGAATTGTCGGAAGGAGACATCAAAAAGTCTTCTATTTGGGAATCTGAACCCGTTGGCGACGCTAAATATGATTTCTTAAATTGTGCAGCCAGAATTGAGACTTCTCTCGCACCGGAACAACTTCTTGTACGGCTGAAAGAATTTGAGCGCTCGTCTGGCCGGGAAGCAAACCCTGTACGATGGGGCCCGCGGGTAATAGATCTTGATTTGATTGGTTTTGGAGACTTGGTGATTCAACAGGAACGCCTTATTATTCCTCATCCTGAATACGCAAAGCGGCTGTTTGTTTTGTTACCATTGCAGGAAATTGACAGCAAATGGAAGGACCCGGAAAACAAGAAAAATATTGACGAACTTACAGATGAAGCACCCCGGATGGATATCACAAAAACAGGATATAATTGGTAA
- a CDS encoding deoxynucleoside kinase, whose amino-acid sequence MPNQFDFIAIEGVIGAGKTTLAQLLSERNNARLVLEKFEENPFLPKFYEDRKRYAFQTQLAFLASRFKQQEKMTNKELFDEYIISDYIFEKDRIFARLNLDDDELALYDNIYGIMTGISAKPDLVIYLQSTVERLMGNIEQRGRDYEKHITPDYLQELSDAYNQFFYHYDKAPLIIINTTNIDFLHNPDHLTYLEEQIFEAPIRSNTHIHIIPDS is encoded by the coding sequence ATGCCAAATCAGTTTGATTTTATTGCAATTGAAGGGGTGATCGGGGCCGGCAAAACCACACTTGCCCAACTCCTTTCGGAGAGGAACAACGCACGCCTTGTGCTGGAAAAGTTTGAAGAAAATCCCTTTCTCCCCAAATTTTATGAAGATCGAAAACGTTATGCCTTCCAGACACAGCTTGCATTTTTAGCAAGCCGGTTCAAACAGCAAGAAAAAATGACCAATAAAGAGCTGTTTGATGAATACATTATATCGGATTACATCTTCGAAAAAGATCGTATTTTTGCAAGGTTAAATCTTGATGACGACGAACTGGCATTGTATGATAACATTTACGGTATTATGACCGGAATTTCTGCAAAGCCCGATCTTGTTATTTATCTTCAGAGTACGGTTGAAAGATTGATGGGAAATATTGAACAACGTGGAAGAGATTATGAAAAACACATCACGCCCGATTACTTGCAGGAATTGAGTGATGCGTACAATCAATTCTTCTATCATTATGATAAAGCGCCATTGATTATTATTAATACCACAAATATCGATTTTCTTCACAATCCCGATCATCTGACTTATCTGGAAGAGCAGATCTTTGAAGCACCGATACGAAGCAATACACATATACATATTATCCCCGATTCATAA
- a CDS encoding tetratricopeptide repeat protein — protein MSFEEKHKEGYELLHEKDLDKSLDIARRLQKMRPDAAEGYTLEGEVMQKLNQWEQSIKSLNEAIELDSDNGRLYNLRGYAYLNEDHLEKAREDFDHAIALDNLASAHRNVVLYKLMSGKGQEAIAYLLDRIRSEPRDVENWILMGDLMKKGGHDQKAQTYYEQALKMDPDNVYAKDQLGQ, from the coding sequence ATGAGTTTTGAAGAGAAACATAAAGAAGGCTACGAACTGCTTCATGAAAAAGACCTCGACAAAAGCCTTGATATAGCACGCCGGCTCCAAAAAATGAGACCGGACGCCGCAGAAGGCTATACCCTTGAAGGCGAGGTGATGCAGAAATTGAATCAATGGGAACAGAGCATTAAATCCCTGAACGAGGCCATTGAACTGGATAGCGACAACGGACGGCTCTACAACCTCCGTGGTTATGCATATCTAAACGAAGACCACCTTGAAAAAGCTAGGGAAGATTTTGATCATGCCATTGCGCTTGACAATCTCGCCTCCGCACACCGCAACGTTGTTCTCTATAAACTTATGAGCGGTAAGGGACAAGAGGCTATCGCCTATCTCTTAGACCGTATTCGAAGCGAACCCCGAGACGTTGAAAACTGGATCCTGATGGGTGACCTGATGAAGAAAGGCGGTCACGATCAAAAGGCGCAAACCTATTACGAACAAGCCTTGAAGATGGATCCTGATAACGTCTACGCGAAAGATCAGTTAGGGCAGTAA
- a CDS encoding YajQ family cyclic di-GMP-binding protein, translated as MASFDIVNEINTQEVDNAVNNTLKEVSTRYDFRGLHTEVEFAKKENRIDIVAAESMKLRAVKDMLIKHFIKRNLEPKALDFGREEGTSQGHVKMSVAIKEGVDRETAKKIVKAIKDLKLKVQPAIQDNQVRVSGKKIDDLQEVIQNLKKKDFGIPLQFVNMK; from the coding sequence ATGGCATCGTTTGATATCGTAAATGAAATAAATACGCAGGAAGTAGACAACGCGGTTAACAATACATTGAAAGAAGTCTCCACAAGGTATGATTTTCGGGGGCTTCACACCGAAGTGGAGTTTGCCAAGAAAGAAAATCGTATTGACATTGTAGCTGCTGAAAGTATGAAGCTTCGGGCTGTGAAGGATATGCTCATCAAGCACTTCATCAAACGAAACCTGGAACCAAAAGCTCTCGATTTTGGCCGGGAGGAAGGCACCAGCCAGGGACATGTAAAAATGAGTGTTGCTATCAAAGAAGGGGTTGACCGTGAAACGGCAAAGAAAATTGTGAAAGCCATTAAAGACCTGAAGCTAAAAGTTCAACCGGCCATTCAGGATAATCAGGTTCGCGTTTCGGGGAAAAAGATTGACGACCTTCAGGAAGTGATTCAGAACCTCAAGAAGAAGGATTTCGGCATCCCGCTCCAATTTGTGAATATGAAATAG
- a CDS encoding BspA family leucine-rich repeat surface protein yields MRLLRGVLLGSIFFLAISCSTENTPVYQLTTSINPSEAGSISPSEGQYDENSEVEITATPEEGWMFDRWQGDVNGSDNPTTFTMDSDKEITALFIKKTYPLTVSIEGEGTVQETVIQQKSTDYDHGTTVRLTAEANDGWEFIGWSGKEESTENPLQITVKQPIEITATFEITNTFFLADNGVTIKCPSAEAGELGIVDGVEYEAVDRTLLDQRLNQDADLSIVCTSLVADMSELFAHKKTFNQPIGNWDISNVTNMAAMFRGAEKFNQPIGNWDVSNVQTMVELFEGAHSFNQPIGSWEVSQLKGITGMFKEAYSFNQPIEEWDVSNVEYMAYMFASATSFNQPIGDWDVGKVFGMPAMFRNAERFNQPIGEWDVSKVEDMSYMFSEAEDFNQPIGNWDVSKVDEMIGMFETAISFNQSLENWETGNVEQMNFMFRGADEFNGDLSNWDVSKVEKMQFMFEDARSFNQPIGDWDVSRVNDMQNMFYNARSFDQPIGEWDVSSVSNMTGMFELAKAFNQPLGNWDVSNVISMQSMFSKALRFNQPIGSWDVSSVRGMKNMFFGASAFGQNLSGWCVSNISSKPAQFSDGSDLEEDLLPIWGSCPN; encoded by the coding sequence ATGAGATTATTAAGAGGCGTTTTACTTGGCAGCATTTTTTTTCTCGCAATTTCCTGCTCCACAGAAAATACGCCCGTCTACCAACTAACCACATCAATCAACCCATCAGAAGCTGGTTCCATCTCTCCTTCTGAAGGACAATATGATGAAAATTCTGAAGTAGAAATCACAGCAACTCCAGAGGAGGGATGGATGTTTGATCGTTGGCAGGGAGATGTAAATGGTTCTGATAACCCTACAACTTTTACAATGGATTCGGATAAGGAAATTACCGCACTCTTCATCAAAAAAACCTATCCGCTAACGGTTTCAATTGAAGGCGAAGGAACCGTACAGGAAACGGTAATCCAGCAGAAATCTACCGATTATGATCATGGAACAACGGTTAGGCTTACAGCTGAAGCTAATGATGGATGGGAATTTATAGGTTGGAGTGGGAAAGAAGAGAGTACAGAAAACCCCCTCCAAATCACTGTTAAACAACCCATAGAAATCACGGCTACGTTTGAAATAACAAATACTTTTTTTCTTGCAGATAATGGAGTCACCATCAAATGTCCTTCTGCGGAAGCTGGAGAATTAGGAATTGTTGATGGAGTTGAATATGAGGCAGTTGATCGGACTTTATTGGATCAGCGGCTAAATCAAGATGCCGACTTATCCATAGTGTGTACCTCACTGGTTGCGGATATGTCTGAACTATTTGCACATAAGAAAACATTCAACCAACCAATTGGCAATTGGGATATAAGTAATGTTACAAATATGGCCGCCATGTTTAGAGGTGCCGAAAAATTTAACCAGCCCATCGGGAATTGGGATGTCAGCAATGTTCAAACCATGGTAGAGTTATTTGAAGGAGCCCATTCCTTCAATCAACCGATTGGTAGTTGGGAAGTTAGCCAATTAAAAGGTATAACCGGTATGTTTAAGGAGGCATATTCATTTAACCAACCGATAGAAGAGTGGGACGTCAGCAATGTAGAATATATGGCCTATATGTTTGCCAGTGCAACTTCTTTCAATCAACCGATTGGAGACTGGGACGTAGGTAAAGTCTTTGGAATGCCTGCTATGTTCAGGAATGCTGAACGATTTAATCAACCCATTGGGGAATGGGATGTGAGTAAGGTGGAGGATATGAGTTACATGTTTTCAGAGGCCGAAGATTTTAATCAACCCATTGGAAACTGGGACGTTAGTAAGGTGGATGAAATGATTGGCATGTTTGAAACTGCCATTTCTTTTAATCAGTCACTTGAAAATTGGGAGACTGGAAACGTCGAACAAATGAATTTTATGTTTCGTGGAGCAGATGAATTTAACGGAGATCTTAGTAACTGGGATGTGAGTAAGGTGGAAAAAATGCAATTCATGTTTGAGGATGCCAGATCATTCAATCAGCCGATTGGAGATTGGGATGTTAGCAGAGTGAATGACATGCAAAATATGTTTTACAATGCCAGATCATTTGATCAGCCAATTGGTGAGTGGGACGTCTCCAGCGTATCCAATATGACCGGCATGTTCGAACTTGCAAAAGCGTTTAATCAGCCACTTGGAAACTGGGATGTTTCGAATGTAATCAGTATGCAAAGCATGTTTAGTAAAGCTCTCCGTTTCAACCAGCCGATCGGTTCCTGGGATGTTAGTTCGGTTAGGGGTATGAAAAACATGTTTTTCGGTGCGAGTGCATTTGGTCAAAATTTATCTGGTTGGTGTGTTTCAAACATTTCTTCAAAACCTGCCCAGTTTTCAGATGGGAGTGATTTAGAAGAAGATCTACTGCCCATCTGGGGTAGCTGCCCAAATTAA
- a CDS encoding tyrosine-type recombinase/integrase: MASLLRQEKWYYTQFYSSKRNPKRKRIALKTKTLKTAEKLHRELEDKYASGVFDPWSGFDASIQSECITKESTLREALEFYIHKKSREDWRKETAKNTSYLLWDFARFTGVDLPVSVVTPGAINDFLNRKKYAYETKKTHKTKVVPFANWLRKRGLVNYDYSQVKIYNNDHEQDETISYLSLEEIEILKEGIQRRVQQDIERGYQKEDRNALWLIDFIDWQRYSGMRISETLSLTPRSINTATWEVTIGSDSFSTKVKSKQVLPIGDVEILKRIATKLLAICSDPSERLFQHRDRRRTSRTFKKYLRLSLPHREDINVHSLRHTCCIELLRREVPIYTVQRWMRHSSIRTTQKYADLLATDISKAVGEAFNSI; this comes from the coding sequence ATGGCTTCACTTTTAAGACAAGAAAAATGGTATTACACCCAATTCTATAGCAGTAAACGTAACCCTAAAAGGAAACGAATAGCGCTCAAAACAAAGACGCTCAAGACGGCTGAAAAACTCCATCGGGAGTTAGAGGATAAATATGCATCCGGTGTATTTGACCCTTGGAGTGGATTTGACGCTTCCATACAGTCTGAATGCATTACTAAGGAATCAACCCTTAGAGAAGCCTTGGAGTTTTATATTCACAAAAAAAGTCGAGAAGACTGGCGAAAAGAAACTGCCAAAAACACTTCCTATCTGTTATGGGATTTCGCTCGATTTACGGGAGTTGATCTTCCGGTTTCTGTTGTAACTCCAGGAGCCATTAATGATTTTCTCAATCGAAAAAAATATGCATACGAAACGAAGAAAACCCACAAGACTAAGGTTGTACCATTTGCCAACTGGTTAAGGAAAAGAGGCTTGGTGAACTATGATTATTCGCAGGTTAAAATCTATAATAATGATCATGAGCAAGATGAGACTATCAGCTATCTATCCCTGGAAGAAATCGAAATTTTGAAAGAGGGAATACAGCGGAGGGTGCAGCAAGATATTGAAAGGGGTTACCAAAAAGAGGATCGCAATGCTTTGTGGTTGATTGATTTCATTGATTGGCAGCGTTACAGCGGCATGCGAATTTCAGAGACACTGAGCTTAACACCGAGAAGCATTAACACTGCTACGTGGGAAGTCACTATCGGCTCTGATTCATTTAGCACTAAAGTTAAAAGCAAGCAAGTCCTGCCGATTGGTGACGTTGAAATTTTGAAACGTATAGCAACTAAATTATTAGCAATATGCTCTGATCCAAGTGAGAGATTGTTTCAGCATAGAGATAGAAGACGGACGAGTCGAACATTCAAAAAATATTTAAGACTCAGTCTTCCTCATCGAGAGGACATTAATGTTCACTCACTTAGACACACATGCTGTATTGAGCTGCTAAGACGTGAAGTCCCTATTTATACTGTTCAAAGGTGGATGAGACATTCCAGCATACGTACAACTCAGAAATATGCAGACTTATTAGCAACGGACATATCTAAGGCCGTAGGAGAAGCATTTAATTCTATTTGA
- a CDS encoding helix-turn-helix transcriptional regulator, with amino-acid sequence MIKIIRVNRLCDILSVSRSTLWRMEQTGELPRRRQIAKRTVGWLESEIEEWLKSRPSAYQDKSTLNK; translated from the coding sequence ATGATAAAAATAATTCGCGTCAATAGACTTTGTGATATTTTATCTGTCTCTCGCTCAACATTATGGCGAATGGAACAAACCGGTGAATTACCACGAAGAAGGCAAATTGCCAAAAGAACAGTAGGTTGGCTTGAGTCTGAAATTGAAGAATGGCTTAAAAGTCGACCGTCAGCTTACCAAGATAAGAGTACCCTTAATAAGTAA